A genomic segment from Peribacillus sp. ACCC06369 encodes:
- a CDS encoding CaiB/BaiF CoA-transferase family protein yields MEREGARLMTLLTHLNVLDFSTLLPGPFATLMLADLGADVLKVERPGAKDSWGVNQYLNRSKKSITLDLKQSESIESVKNLVKEYDIVIEQFRPGVMERLGLGYEALKSINPKLIYCSITGFGQTGPYKDRPGHDINYISIAGLSGYSGTKKDGPAKNGTQIADLAGGSLHAVIGILSAVIHRERTGEGQAIDISMTDCSFALNAISAPLNLQGGLELEPEKLMLNGGSFYDFYETKDGRYFSVGSLEPPFRKALCEAIGAPELYELSMKSNEESGIRFKTAIRLAFLERDFHEWQEIFADFEACAEPVLTFTEAAEHPHLKERGMIVEVPDGKGNAQKQIACPIKTSVFTPEYKHAGLRAGQNNAEILRTPNR; encoded by the coding sequence ATGGAAAGGGAAGGTGCACGGCTGATGACCTTATTGACTCATTTAAATGTATTGGACTTTTCAACGTTACTGCCAGGCCCATTTGCCACTTTGATGCTAGCGGATTTAGGAGCGGACGTTTTGAAAGTAGAGAGGCCGGGAGCAAAGGATTCATGGGGTGTGAACCAATATCTTAACAGATCGAAGAAGTCGATCACACTTGATTTAAAACAATCTGAGTCCATCGAATCCGTAAAAAATCTAGTGAAGGAATACGATATCGTCATTGAACAATTCCGTCCAGGTGTCATGGAACGCCTAGGACTGGGGTATGAGGCATTAAAATCGATCAATCCGAAGCTGATTTACTGTTCCATCACTGGCTTCGGCCAGACCGGTCCCTATAAAGACCGACCGGGACATGATATCAATTATATTTCGATTGCAGGCTTATCAGGCTATTCCGGTACGAAAAAGGACGGCCCGGCAAAAAACGGAACCCAAATAGCAGATCTTGCCGGAGGCTCACTGCATGCTGTTATCGGTATATTATCTGCAGTCATTCATAGGGAAAGAACAGGAGAAGGCCAAGCCATCGACATCAGCATGACCGACTGCAGTTTTGCCTTGAATGCCATATCCGCACCTCTGAATTTACAAGGGGGCCTCGAGCTTGAACCAGAAAAACTGATGTTAAACGGAGGTTCCTTTTATGACTTTTATGAAACGAAAGATGGACGCTATTTTTCGGTAGGAAGCCTTGAGCCTCCTTTTCGAAAAGCATTATGTGAAGCGATCGGTGCACCCGAATTGTATGAACTGAGCATGAAAAGCAATGAAGAAAGCGGAATCAGGTTTAAAACGGCCATCCGACTTGCTTTCCTCGAAAGAGATTTTCATGAATGGCAGGAAATATTCGCTGATTTCGAGGCCTGTGCAGAACCAGTGCTGACCTTCACTGAAGCGGCCGAACACCCCCATTTGAAGGAGAGGGGAATGATTGTCGAGGTACCTGACGGAAAAGGAAATGCCCAGAAGCAAATCGCATGCCCGATTAAAACATCGGTTTTCACCCCTGAATATAAACATGCAGGCTTGAGGGCAGGACAAAACAACGCAGAAATTCTTCGCACCCCCAATCGCTAA
- a CDS encoding amino acid permease, producing the protein MIPKQENDVFQHPPQQEGQELKRGLKSRHLTMISIGGAIGTGLFLSSGAAIHTAGPGGALLAYALVGAMVYFVMTSLGELAAFMPTSGSFSTYGSKFVDPAFGFALGWTYWFNWSMTIAAELAASTMIMKFWFPNSPSLLWSSSFLVLIFLLNYLSVKGYGEGEYWFSFIKVTAIVIFIIVGILMIIGIMGGEAVGFKNFTVDDAPFPGGFMGVFIVFIAAGFSFQGTEIVGVAAGESEDPARNIPKAIKSVFWRILLFYVLAIFVIGLLIPYTSSSLQGDNVMVSPFTLIFEKAGVAFAASLMNAVILTAVLSAGNSSLYASTRMLYSMAKDGQAPRIFARLNKRGVPVAGMILTCSIGMLAFLASVFGDGKVYIWLMNAIGITGFIFWLGISISHYRFRKAFIAQGHSLEKLPYKALWFPIGPIFAIAIGLIVILSQNIQAFFSDQIDWGSVIAAYLGIPLFLGLWLGYKLVRKTKFVKIDEVEFDFDKKYE; encoded by the coding sequence ATGATACCAAAACAAGAAAATGACGTCTTTCAGCATCCTCCACAGCAAGAAGGACAAGAATTAAAGCGCGGTTTAAAATCCCGACATTTAACGATGATTTCCATTGGAGGGGCAATCGGCACAGGGCTGTTTCTTAGCAGCGGGGCAGCCATTCATACAGCTGGGCCAGGCGGCGCATTACTTGCTTATGCCTTAGTTGGGGCAATGGTTTACTTCGTTATGACAAGCTTAGGGGAACTTGCAGCCTTTATGCCGACAAGCGGATCATTCAGTACCTATGGATCGAAATTCGTCGATCCGGCATTTGGGTTTGCCTTGGGATGGACGTATTGGTTCAATTGGTCGATGACCATAGCGGCAGAGTTGGCAGCCTCAACAATGATCATGAAATTTTGGTTTCCGAATAGTCCATCATTGTTGTGGAGTTCATCATTCTTGGTGCTCATTTTCCTATTAAACTATTTATCGGTTAAAGGGTATGGTGAAGGCGAATACTGGTTTTCCTTCATAAAAGTTACAGCCATCGTTATTTTTATAATCGTTGGGATATTAATGATTATCGGCATTATGGGCGGCGAAGCAGTAGGATTTAAAAACTTCACCGTCGATGACGCGCCATTCCCGGGTGGGTTCATGGGTGTCTTCATCGTGTTCATAGCGGCTGGCTTTTCTTTTCAAGGTACTGAAATCGTCGGCGTGGCTGCCGGTGAAAGTGAAGATCCTGCACGGAATATACCAAAGGCCATAAAAAGTGTCTTCTGGAGAATCCTGCTTTTTTATGTATTGGCAATCTTTGTGATAGGACTTCTTATCCCTTATACAAGCTCAAGTTTACAAGGGGATAACGTCATGGTAAGCCCGTTCACGCTCATATTTGAAAAGGCTGGAGTGGCCTTTGCAGCTTCACTTATGAATGCGGTCATTTTAACAGCGGTGTTATCAGCAGGTAACTCTAGTCTGTATGCATCTACGCGTATGCTATATTCCATGGCAAAAGATGGCCAAGCACCGCGTATTTTTGCAAGACTTAATAAACGAGGGGTACCGGTTGCAGGAATGATTTTGACATGTTCCATCGGTATGCTAGCCTTTTTAGCTTCCGTATTCGGTGATGGTAAAGTGTATATTTGGTTAATGAATGCCATTGGAATTACAGGATTCATCTTTTGGCTGGGCATTTCCATCAGCCATTATCGTTTCCGAAAAGCATTCATCGCTCAAGGCCATTCATTGGAGAAGCTGCCATATAAGGCATTATGGTTCCCGATAGGTCCGATCTTTGCCATTGCAATTGGCTTGATCGTCATCCTGTCCCAAAATATCCAAGCCTTTTTCTCCGACCAGATTGACTGGGGCAGTGTTATAGCCGCGTACCTAGGAATCCCGCTTTTCCTTGGTTTATGGTTGGGCTATAAACTGGTAAGAAAGACAAAATTCGTTAAAATTGATGAAGTCGAGTTTGACTTCGACAAAAAATACGAATGA
- a CDS encoding M4 family metallopeptidase, whose amino-acid sequence MKGKVFLGTALSIGLLFSAIPHQEALAAKNVLSVEKYNKHKDSLEFKSGKLTDPSKQTAEDIILTFFDENKKSYKLEKQKAKDSFIIQKESKDELGNTVLRLQQTYKGVPVWNSTQSVLIDAKGVLTVVSGTVEANLNTKLGKKAKKGISKSEAIKIAEADLGFTPAYEQSPESELYVYANEGKADYVYKVNLNFLSPEPGNHNYFISVKTGKILNKYNTLDEVTGTNSVGTGTGVLNNTVSLNTTLSNGNYYLQDNTRGKGIFTYNANNRSKLPGTLFSNTTNAFTTSTDKAAVDAHFYAGKTYDYYKSTFGRDSYDGNGTILKSTVHYGSRYNNAFWDGTQMVYGDGDGTTFIPLSGGLDVVAHELTHAVTSTESNLTYQYESGALNEAISDIFGTVVEFKNQSAKADYLIGEDIYTPKTSGDALRSMANPTLNGDPDHYSNRYTGTGDNGGVHTNSGIINKAAYLISAGGTHHGVTVSGIGIDKLGTIFYRANTTYLTSSSTFSQAKAAVVQAAADLYGSTSAEVTAVKNAFTAVGVN is encoded by the coding sequence ATGAAAGGTAAGGTATTTTTAGGAACTGCACTATCCATCGGTCTATTATTTTCTGCTATTCCCCATCAAGAAGCTTTAGCGGCAAAAAATGTGTTAAGTGTTGAAAAGTATAATAAGCATAAGGATTCGCTAGAATTCAAGTCTGGGAAACTTACGGACCCATCGAAGCAAACGGCAGAAGATATCATTCTTACCTTTTTTGACGAAAACAAAAAGTCTTACAAGCTAGAAAAGCAAAAGGCGAAAGACTCCTTCATTATCCAGAAAGAAAGCAAGGATGAACTTGGCAATACCGTCCTTAGATTGCAACAAACCTATAAAGGGGTACCTGTATGGAATTCTACACAATCAGTATTGATTGACGCTAAAGGGGTTTTAACGGTCGTATCCGGTACGGTCGAAGCCAATCTAAACACGAAATTAGGGAAAAAGGCTAAAAAAGGCATCAGTAAATCAGAAGCTATTAAAATAGCGGAAGCAGATCTGGGGTTCACTCCTGCCTATGAACAATCCCCTGAATCTGAGCTATATGTATACGCAAATGAAGGCAAGGCGGATTATGTATATAAAGTCAATTTGAATTTCTTAAGTCCGGAACCAGGAAATCATAATTATTTCATCTCAGTCAAAACGGGGAAAATACTGAATAAATATAATACCCTGGATGAAGTGACGGGAACCAATTCCGTAGGAACGGGCACAGGCGTATTAAACAACACCGTGTCGTTGAACACTACCTTATCCAACGGTAATTACTATTTACAAGACAATACACGCGGCAAAGGCATTTTCACTTACAATGCCAATAACCGTTCAAAATTACCTGGTACACTCTTTTCCAACACAACAAATGCTTTTACCACTTCTACAGATAAAGCTGCTGTAGATGCTCATTTTTATGCGGGTAAAACTTATGATTATTACAAATCCACATTTGGACGGGACTCTTATGATGGAAATGGAACCATCCTGAAATCAACCGTTCATTATGGCTCGAGATACAATAATGCTTTCTGGGATGGCACCCAAATGGTTTACGGTGATGGAGATGGCACGACGTTCATCCCATTGTCAGGCGGTCTGGATGTCGTTGCACATGAACTGACGCATGCTGTGACTTCCACTGAATCGAATCTTACCTATCAATATGAATCTGGTGCTTTGAATGAAGCGATTTCTGATATTTTTGGCACAGTGGTCGAATTTAAGAATCAAAGTGCCAAAGCGGATTATTTGATTGGAGAAGATATTTACACACCTAAAACTTCTGGTGATGCACTCCGTTCAATGGCTAACCCAACATTGAATGGTGACCCTGACCATTATTCGAACCGTTATACGGGTACGGGTGATAATGGCGGAGTCCACACGAACAGCGGAATCATAAATAAGGCAGCCTATTTGATCTCTGCAGGCGGCACTCACCATGGCGTGACCGTCTCCGGGATCGGTATCGATAAACTTGGGACAATCTTTTACCGGGCAAACACGACTTATTTAACTTCCTCATCAACTTTTTCACAAGCCAAAGCGGCAGTCGTACAAGCTGCAGCTGATTTATACGGTTCAACCAGTGCCGAAGTCACAGCTGTCAAAAATGCCTTTACAGCTGTCGGAGTGAATTAA
- a CDS encoding SET domain-containing protein, with amino-acid sequence MIEVKTSTLSDGEFNRGVFATQDIKKGELLHEAPVIAYPNEEHVFIEKTLLADYAFEYGINHTAMLLGYGMLFNHSYTPNATYDINFKNHTFDFFAYTDIKAGEEILINYNGEVDNEDPLWFNKEDDGEDVAE; translated from the coding sequence ATGATTGAAGTTAAAACTTCCACACTCAGTGATGGTGAGTTCAATAGAGGCGTATTCGCAACACAGGACATTAAAAAAGGTGAGCTTTTACATGAAGCACCTGTCATTGCTTACCCAAACGAGGAGCATGTCTTCATAGAGAAAACATTGCTTGCTGATTATGCGTTTGAATATGGAATTAACCATACTGCCATGCTTTTAGGTTATGGCATGCTGTTTAATCATTCTTATACCCCAAACGCTACGTATGACATAAACTTTAAGAATCATACGTTTGATTTCTTTGCTTACACCGACATAAAAGCAGGAGAAGAAATCCTGATTAATTATAATGGTGAAGTCGATAATGAGGATCCGCTTTGGTTCAATAAAGAAGATGACGGTGAAGATGTAGCTGAATGA
- the nagZ gene encoding beta-N-acetylhexosaminidase: MKKRKIYMGLLFIAMLAFSVVFIQLNMDANSKVEKGKDVDAITDSHEKIEKMLGEMTLEEKVGQLMMVGFRGTEKSSEITELIEQKHIGGVIYFDRNMKSPEQVAKLSNSLQQTADQSTLSLPLMVAVDQEGGNIIRMRERVSPLPSQQDLGKNASVEDMYKVAKLNGAELGSMGININFAPVLDLSKTDERSLGKDPEKVYQYGKKAIQGLNDVSITGALKHFPGNGRSEIDPHVETSSVEANQLDLENSDIYPFKQIISEMDNQKFFVMVTHIKYPAYDKEKPASLSKVIIEDLLRGKLKYEGLVVTDDLEMGAVNKYFSYEDMGKQAILAGADLLLVCHEYSHELEVYNGLLKAAKTGEVPMEKINESVKRVLTYKLFNMKQTKADPDQAEKVVKSPESMNYIESLNLDK; encoded by the coding sequence ATGAAGAAAAGAAAAATATATATGGGCCTGCTTTTCATCGCAATGCTCGCTTTTTCAGTGGTGTTCATTCAGTTGAATATGGATGCGAATTCTAAAGTCGAAAAAGGGAAAGACGTCGATGCCATTACGGATAGCCATGAGAAAATAGAAAAAATGCTCGGAGAAATGACGCTTGAAGAAAAAGTTGGGCAGCTTATGATGGTCGGTTTCAGGGGAACTGAAAAGAGCAGTGAAATTACGGAGCTTATTGAACAAAAACATATCGGGGGCGTCATTTATTTTGACCGCAATATGAAATCACCTGAACAAGTGGCTAAGTTATCCAATTCGCTTCAGCAAACGGCAGATCAAAGTACACTTTCGCTTCCGCTGATGGTGGCCGTCGATCAGGAAGGCGGGAACATAATCCGGATGAGGGAACGGGTATCGCCACTCCCTTCGCAACAGGACCTTGGGAAAAATGCATCTGTGGAAGACATGTACAAGGTGGCAAAATTGAATGGAGCAGAACTGGGTTCCATGGGGATTAACATAAATTTCGCCCCGGTACTTGATCTATCGAAAACGGATGAGCGCTCATTGGGAAAAGATCCGGAAAAGGTCTATCAATACGGAAAGAAAGCCATTCAAGGCTTGAATGATGTATCCATAACGGGTGCATTGAAGCACTTTCCCGGAAACGGACGCAGCGAAATCGATCCGCATGTCGAAACATCGTCCGTGGAAGCAAACCAACTTGATCTGGAAAATTCGGATATTTATCCTTTCAAGCAAATCATAAGTGAAATGGATAACCAAAAGTTTTTCGTGATGGTGACCCACATTAAATATCCAGCCTATGATAAAGAAAAACCGGCAAGCCTTTCAAAAGTCATTATAGAGGACCTGCTTCGGGGGAAACTTAAATATGAAGGGCTTGTGGTCACGGACGATTTGGAAATGGGAGCTGTGAACAAGTATTTCTCCTATGAGGATATGGGGAAGCAAGCAATCCTTGCAGGAGCTGACTTATTACTCGTCTGTCATGAATATTCCCATGAGCTTGAGGTATATAACGGATTACTAAAAGCAGCAAAGACAGGGGAAGTTCCGATGGAAAAGATTAACGAGTCAGTGAAAAGAGTTTTGACATATAAACTCTTCAATATGAAGCAAACGAAGGCTGACCCGGATCAAGCTGAAAAAGTGGTGAAGAGTCCTGAAAGCATGAATTATATTGAAAGTCTGAATTTGGATAAATAA
- a CDS encoding helix-turn-helix domain-containing protein encodes MQDIIQKLQSLGFSQYEAKAYVSLVRQGPTSAYQVSKESGIPRARIYEILNGLQEEGVVLKEEINDSIQYSPLPVDVFLESVQSKWKNTYQSISHTLKQFEKIEPMSDNRVMTLKGEGHILSFCRTLIQKAEKRVVVSLWDKMYGKLEQELKGAAALCTFKGIAFQVENPLSGIDIHRQTSYVDNIGENKWFILSIDGKETIYGPSSEARETAFYTDDPIHINFLENYIWHDILVNRLVKKDEEDAEKWISRERDQFFSL; translated from the coding sequence ATGCAAGATATCATTCAAAAACTACAGTCTCTCGGATTTAGTCAATATGAAGCAAAGGCTTATGTTTCTTTAGTTCGCCAAGGTCCAACCAGTGCCTATCAAGTAAGCAAGGAATCAGGAATTCCCAGGGCACGTATCTATGAAATATTAAATGGACTTCAAGAAGAAGGAGTCGTATTAAAAGAGGAAATCAATGACTCGATACAATATTCACCATTACCAGTCGATGTGTTTTTGGAATCCGTCCAATCGAAATGGAAAAATACCTATCAATCCATCAGTCATACACTAAAACAATTCGAGAAAATCGAGCCGATGTCCGACAATCGTGTAATGACGCTAAAAGGTGAGGGGCATATCCTATCCTTCTGTCGTACTTTGATTCAAAAAGCCGAGAAAAGGGTGGTGGTTTCCTTATGGGACAAGATGTATGGGAAACTTGAACAAGAGCTTAAAGGGGCAGCCGCGCTTTGTACTTTCAAGGGGATTGCATTTCAGGTTGAAAACCCATTATCAGGTATAGATATACATCGCCAAACCAGTTATGTGGATAATATCGGAGAGAACAAATGGTTCATCCTATCCATTGATGGCAAGGAGACGATTTACGGGCCTTCTTCGGAAGCGAGAGAAACGGCGTTTTACACAGATGACCCCATTCATATCAATTTTCTCGAAAATTACATTTGGCATGATATCCTCGTTAACCGCTTAGTTAAAAAGGATGAGGAAGATGCCGAGAAATGGATTTCGAGGGAAAGAGACCAGTTTTTCTCCCTATAA
- a CDS encoding TSUP family transporter yields the protein MEDIQISTLLLLIFFGFLAAFIDSVVGGGGLISIPALLFSGLSPSAAIATNKLASSMGSLTSTIAFIRSGKVDFRLVSKLFPLIFMGSLLGAWVVNFVSPELLKPLILVLLLAIAIYTFLKKDWGQESTYQRLTWYKAALFTFAIFSIGFYDGFLGAGTGSFILFAFLMIGFDFLHSAGNAKFLNFGSNLAALIMFIFLDTVNFSYGIPMGISMIAGALAGSKFAIKKGVAYVRVLFIIVTVILIMKNIFDYLMGG from the coding sequence ATGGAAGATATACAAATTTCAACACTCTTGCTGCTGATATTTTTCGGCTTTCTGGCAGCATTCATTGATTCAGTAGTTGGCGGCGGTGGCCTGATTTCCATACCTGCTTTATTATTTTCAGGACTTTCCCCTTCAGCAGCGATCGCAACGAATAAGTTGGCAAGTTCCATGGGATCTTTAACAAGTACCATTGCCTTCATTCGCTCAGGTAAGGTTGATTTTCGATTGGTATCCAAACTTTTCCCACTTATTTTCATGGGATCCTTGCTAGGTGCTTGGGTTGTCAATTTCGTCTCACCCGAACTATTAAAACCACTGATCTTAGTTCTTTTACTAGCTATAGCCATTTATACCTTTTTAAAAAAGGACTGGGGACAAGAATCGACTTACCAAAGGCTTACATGGTATAAGGCAGCACTATTTACGTTCGCTATATTTTCCATTGGTTTTTATGATGGATTTTTAGGGGCTGGAACGGGATCTTTCATTTTGTTTGCCTTTTTAATGATTGGCTTTGATTTTTTGCACTCTGCAGGAAACGCAAAATTTTTAAACTTCGGAAGTAATCTGGCAGCACTGATCATGTTCATCTTTCTTGATACCGTCAACTTTTCCTATGGAATACCGATGGGGATCTCCATGATAGCAGGAGCATTGGCAGGTTCAAAATTTGCCATTAAGAAGGGAGTGGCATATGTAAGAGTATTATTTATCATAGTTACCGTCATTCTGATCATGAAAAATATATTCGATTACTTAATGGGTGGCTAA
- a CDS encoding DUF1259 domain-containing protein — protein MASNDELICQEFARIIGGQEGFAGGKCVTTINRNEIKAKILGKRFRVTSSFSFESRDNKTGRALCLGRVALLQKEVENFVASILKQGIIASSIHNEWLFDNPNLVYVNIEAVDDPLVFARKVRKALRN, from the coding sequence ATGGCATCTAATGATGAATTAATTTGTCAAGAGTTTGCAAGAATTATCGGCGGCCAAGAAGGGTTTGCGGGTGGAAAATGTGTGACAACCATAAATCGAAATGAAATAAAAGCAAAAATTTTAGGAAAACGTTTTAGAGTAACCTCTTCTTTCTCATTTGAATCAAGAGATAATAAGACTGGACGAGCATTGTGCCTAGGTAGGGTAGCACTCTTGCAAAAAGAAGTCGAGAATTTTGTTGCTTCCATTCTTAAACAAGGAATAATAGCTTCATCCATACACAATGAGTGGCTTTTTGATAATCCGAATTTGGTTTACGTTAATATCGAAGCTGTTGATGACCCATTAGTTTTTGCAAGGAAAGTAAGAAAAGCGTTAAGGAACTAA
- a CDS encoding helix-turn-helix transcriptional regulator: MAIIINIDVMLAKRKMSVTELSERVGITMANLSILKNGKAKAIRLSTLEAICKALDCQPGDLLEYKSDEYTQE; the protein is encoded by the coding sequence ATGGCAATAATAATCAATATTGATGTGATGCTGGCTAAAAGGAAAATGAGCGTAACAGAACTTTCGGAGAGGGTTGGAATAACAATGGCTAACCTTTCTATATTGAAAAATGGAAAGGCAAAAGCGATTCGACTATCCACGTTAGAAGCGATTTGTAAGGCTTTAGACTGTCAGCCGGGAGATCTTTTAGAATACAAAAGTGACGAGTACACTCAAGAATAA
- a CDS encoding DUF2975 domain-containing protein, whose translation MKPSSTLFLKVAVIFIGIPVLALCLFLLPQIANEANEVAERGSDLAYVVYGILMVMYVSAIPFYFALYQSFNLLSYIDKNQAFSELSVRALKKIKNCAITISALYVVALPLVYIMAEIDDAPGLVLIGMGLIFAPMVIAVFAAVLQRLLKEAIDIKSENDLIV comes from the coding sequence ATGAAACCAAGTTCAACACTCTTTTTAAAGGTAGCTGTTATTTTTATCGGCATTCCTGTTCTTGCTTTGTGTCTATTTTTGTTGCCTCAGATAGCGAATGAAGCAAATGAAGTAGCAGAAAGAGGTTCAGATTTGGCTTATGTGGTATATGGAATTTTAATGGTTATGTATGTTTCGGCAATCCCATTTTACTTCGCTTTGTATCAATCTTTTAACCTTTTAAGCTATATTGACAAGAATCAAGCTTTCTCGGAATTATCTGTAAGAGCCCTAAAGAAAATCAAAAACTGTGCCATCACAATCAGTGCATTGTACGTGGTAGCTCTGCCACTCGTCTATATCATGGCGGAGATAGATGACGCACCGGGTCTCGTACTAATCGGAATGGGTTTGATTTTTGCTCCCATGGTGATTGCGGTCTTTGCGGCTGTTCTTCAAAGACTTTTAAAAGAAGCCATCGATATAAAATCAGAGAACGACTTAATAGTCTGA
- a CDS encoding oxidoreductase has translation MIEKWTGEEMADLSGQTIVITGANSGIGFETTFTLAGKGAEIILAVRNASKGEKAVDRIISVHPKANVRVMQLDLSDLSSIRHFTDSYKENYDSLSVLINNAGVMIPPYSKTKDGFELQFGSNHLGHFALTGLLLPRILSTPKSRVVTLSSLAANNGFMDFENLNGENGYKPMKYYAQSKLANLLFARELQNKFNQHDANPISIACHPGLAHTNLMSRGSGKPMNKFVHFLSKTITQPANLGALPTLYAATEPTLTGGEYIGPDGKKSRKGFPRKDDIIDTLYNEETSKRLWDISESMTEVNYRFTESITPT, from the coding sequence ATGATTGAAAAGTGGACTGGCGAAGAAATGGCAGATCTATCGGGGCAAACCATTGTAATCACTGGTGCTAATAGTGGAATCGGCTTCGAAACGACTTTTACACTGGCCGGTAAGGGGGCAGAAATCATTCTTGCCGTCCGGAATGCTTCAAAGGGTGAAAAGGCGGTCGATAGAATCATCTCGGTCCACCCTAAGGCAAATGTACGCGTTATGCAGCTGGATTTAAGTGATTTAAGCAGCATTCGGCATTTTACTGATTCATATAAGGAAAACTATGACTCACTCTCCGTCCTTATCAATAACGCAGGTGTGATGATTCCGCCTTACAGCAAGACGAAGGATGGTTTCGAGCTACAATTCGGCAGCAATCATCTCGGTCATTTTGCTTTGACAGGCCTCCTGCTTCCGCGTATTCTTTCTACTCCAAAATCGCGGGTGGTCACGTTGAGTAGTTTGGCCGCCAACAATGGATTCATGGATTTCGAAAATCTAAATGGTGAAAACGGTTATAAACCAATGAAATACTATGCGCAAAGCAAGCTGGCCAATCTTCTCTTTGCCCGCGAATTACAGAACAAATTCAACCAGCATGATGCAAACCCGATTAGCATTGCCTGTCATCCGGGCCTTGCCCATACCAATCTCATGTCACGCGGATCTGGCAAGCCCATGAATAAATTTGTCCACTTTCTTTCCAAAACCATCACCCAGCCCGCAAATCTGGGCGCATTGCCCACTCTTTATGCCGCAACGGAACCTACATTAACAGGCGGGGAGTATATCGGTCCCGATGGCAAGAAAAGCAGAAAAGGCTTTCCTAGAAAAGACGATATCATCGATACCTTATATAATGAAGAAACTTCGAAAAGATTATGGGATATTTCGGAATCCATGACAGAGGTCAACTATCGTTTCACTGAAAGCATTACGCCAACCTAA
- a CDS encoding peptidylprolyl isomerase — MAKKGYILMENGEKIEFDLFPNEAPNTVANFENLANTGFYNGVVFHRVIPGFVSQGGDPTGTGAGGSGTQIKCETVGNPHKHEAGSLSMAHAGKDTGSSQFFIVHAPQPHLNGVHTVFGKVTSGLETAKAMKNGDKMEKVEVFDAE; from the coding sequence ATGGCTAAAAAAGGATACATACTTATGGAAAATGGAGAAAAGATCGAATTCGACCTTTTCCCGAACGAAGCACCGAACACAGTTGCCAACTTCGAAAACTTAGCAAACACAGGATTTTATAACGGCGTAGTCTTTCACCGTGTCATCCCTGGTTTCGTAAGCCAAGGCGGAGATCCAACAGGTACAGGTGCAGGCGGAAGCGGCACACAAATCAAATGTGAAACAGTAGGAAACCCTCACAAACATGAGGCAGGCAGCCTATCAATGGCACATGCCGGAAAAGATACAGGCTCAAGCCAATTCTTTATCGTGCACGCACCACAACCGCATCTTAACGGCGTTCACACGGTATTCGGTAAAGTGACATCTGGACTTGAAACAGCAAAAGCTATGAAAAATGGCGACAAAATGGAAAAAGTCGAAGTTTTTGACGCTGAATGA